The Ziziphus jujuba cultivar Dongzao chromosome 5, ASM3175591v1 genome segment GGCTATTATATCTAATCATGTGTCGTATGTTGATATCTTGTATCATATGTCTTCCTCTTTTCCAAGCTTTGTTGCTAAGGTTAGTTTACTTCTCAGACTGCAGAATTATTTAGTATGAAACAGTAACTTCagattataattttatcaaatgtcAATGTATCTATGTGTAGATTGGGGTCTTCACTAACTCATTTCTGCTCTTATTTCTGAATTGTATCCTGGATTTTTTGGTGCAGAGATCAGTGGCTAGGATTCCTCTGGTGGGGCTTATAAGGTTGGTAAATGCATATGAATATGTCCTATTAATTTTGACCATTGTATATTTCTAGAACTCTCTAGGTTTTCCTGTTAGGTATGTTCCAATGTTGTATAAATGTATTTGAATGGCTGAGAAGGAAATTTAAATGCTGATCTATATTTCTTGACAGTAAATGCCTTGGTTGTGTCTATGTTCAACGGGAGTCAAAGGCATCTGATTTTAAGGGTGTTGCAGGTACAGTATATTATACAACTGAAATgctatttgtattatatttaaaagtaattCTGAATATGGGTGATGttcaaatttgttattttgttgttcttcttaatagtttttttttgttcccaAGTGTTTTGATATAATTCTCAGGAACTCTATTTAAATCATTATAATATGCATGTTGTGTATCTCCTCAAATATAGTGCTCAAGCTGAAAATTATGGTTGAGCAGCAGCTGTTTTGACGTGTGAATTTATATGATCGTAACTAGATTGGAAGCCTAGTTAGTTCTttcttctcccttttttttttttttttaaaaaaaaaaaatatttattttaagaggAAGACTAGTCAATTCTAATGGGATGCCAAACAGCAGAGACTATGGATAGCTTTCTCTTGCATTAACTGTAAACAGCAGAGACTACAGATAGCTTTCTGTTGCATTAACTGTAAACACTTATAAAGCCaaatttgacaaaaccttgCTATATGTTCTTCTTGCGCATTTTATCTTACCCTGTTTGTTTCCTTGTGtatgatagaaaaaaaaaggtccttTGGTCTCAAATATATAGTGTTTATTCATTTACTCAAGAGATATTAATTCTCTTTTATGTTGCAGGTGTTGTGACTGAAAGAGTTAAAGAAGCTCATCAGAATAAGTCTGCTCCCATAATGATGCTTTTTCCAGGTAAATTTATGTTGATATTTAATTAGATTTGTCaaccaaattgaaaatattttgtaCTCCATATATGAACAGGTGAAGCGTTTTGATTTGTCATGCATTTCTTATGCTACTGAatattgttgtttaatttatCTTGTTTTGACTGCAGAAGGAACAACTACAAACGGAGACTATCTCCTTCCATTTAAGACAGGTGCTTTTTTGGCAAAAGCTCCGGTGCTTCCTCTAATCCTGAGATATCCATATCAGAGATTTAGTCCAGCATGGGACTCGATATCTGGGGTGCGCATGTCTCTACAAATTAAATCATGTTTCTGTAAAGTTAAGAAGTTTCATGCTAATAAATACCATTGTCCCAGTTAAAGTGTGATGACCTctaaatataaaagtttaggAAATTGGTGGTTTATTAATTATGGATTATGTGATTAAGTTTTTAATGTCTGATGGGCTTGGCCTGGGTATAATAGGCAGTAGGGCTCATGTAAGTGTAAGTTTTGTAAAAACTGCCTGCTTGAGATTTCTAGTAATGACACTCTAAATGTCTGTCAAACTAAGGAAGACTTGAAGGTCATAGTCAGTAGTATTTTAGCTTCCTCCTCTAGTTTTACTCAATTGTATTTATTTGCAGGTGCGCCatgtgatttttcttttatgtcaATTTGTAAATCACCTGGAGGTGGTTCGATTACCTATCTACTACCctacacaacaagaaaaagatgATCCAAAACTTTATGCTAATAACGTCAGAAGGTTGATGGCTAGTGAGGTGTGCATTTTTCTTATAGTATATGATAATTAAAGTTTGgagaatcaattaatttacagTAATGTTCTTGCTTGGAAGCAGTACTAATTGTTTCCATTCGATATTAAATAAGATTTCAAAATCATCTGTGTTTTTTAATATGCATTTTCATTTTCTCTACCATCTTAAATCCCTCGAAAGGTAACTGTTACTACATTAAGAATCTATTGGGCGTACTTAAAacgttggttttctttttttctgcagGGTAATTTGGTAATGTCAGATATTGGACTGGCTGAGAAGCGAATTTATCATGCTGCTCTCAATGGTAATAATAGCCTGCCTAGTGTTTTGCATCAGAAAGACGATTGATAATTAGATGGCCAAGCTCCCAAATGATATCTAGTCGCAGTTGAGTTTCTTAGTTTACGTTGTTATTTGTTAAATGGTGCACAACCAGTGTGGGGTGGTTATGACTTCCCCACTGACTATATATTGAAACTGGTGGGCGATTCTCACCATGTAATTTGACTTGTCTATGGAAAAGTTAGGCCATTAAAATACAGTAATTTCCATATGATGGTGGATATCTGTTGTCAATGCgtcaaacataaaaaatacattttttttaatatggttttttaattttcaattaaagggtattattattattattattttataatatctttttttgtgGTGTTTCTGATTCTCACTATGTTGAAACCCTTTTGGACTAACATTTTTGCATATGTAAATCTGAATTATCTCTTTGGTGTTCCTGCAGGTTTGTTAGGTCAATGCTAACTCGGATTCGCCTCTGTATATTCGTTGTATGATTCTATCatttattgaaaatgaaaaaaaaaaaaatttatatatatatatatatatatattataagaatCATGTTGAGAACAAGTAATTCTTTTTGATCCAATCAGTTGACAAAGAGTATTTATCTGATTTGTGTTCTTGGAGTAGGGATGTGGAGTTTAAAGTGACTACTATTTTTTTCTGTggccattttttttaaattgcctTACCTAAAATAgacatttgttattattatttcccaTTTCATTGGTTTATTGAAGGTCCTGATAGTTTATCTATCCCATTTTGAAATAATAACTTGGCTTGCCATCCATGCTTTCCATTTTTAGTTTGCTtcaatgtatttaattttaaatttttttcttttaaagctaTTGCCCTTGATCGTACCTGAAGCGTCAAAAAGATATCAATCCCCATAACGTTTTCACGTGTAGAtgagaattattttaaaatttgaaatgagcTTTTGTTTTGCTGTATTTACGGACACGATATTTGTTCGCatagttttgaaatttatttttgagtaataaaatacatatttcactttagtgtcttttttttttaaaaaaaaaataagttattttattagatttaaaCAGAAAAAGTTAATACATTAAACATCCAATGATTCCTTTTCCACCTTCTGTTGTTGTGGTCGCTTGTAAGtgttacaattttcatactcgATAATTGGATATTTTATCAAACACACGGCTAAGCAAAGACAAGCTGTCGTACCGAATGGGAACTCTGGGTTCTCCACACGGAAAGCACGAGGTCCATGATCACGATTATATTAGAAAACCAGGCTGACATCACCATTTACACGTAAGGCCTTGCCACGTATACTTGGCTTGCCTAcacaaaaattaaaccaatttttttttttcaaaaaatggattAAAAAGAAATGAGGGTTAAAAATATGAGAGGAGAAATGATTAGCTTCTTCGTAGATTTTGACAGTAGAGCATTGCTAAACAATGAGAGACGCTTCACTCCAGAAACCTgataagaagaaaaacaatttgaagGATGACAGCCTTCCAATTCCAAGTGCAGATTCACTCACAAATACTTTACAAAGTTTTTTCCTCATTAAGCTTGTGGAGGTTGGTCTTCATCATAAGACACATCCATGGATGCAAAAAACAAACCTTCCCTTCCTACACTTTTTTCACCTTTCCTTTAATGAACCATTGCTTGACCTTCTCAATTCCCATGGGGGTAAGCAGCCTTTCAGCGGCGATTGCAGAAGCAACGACGATGTTGATAATTGCTTCTGCCGCATTGATATGGAAGACAAGCATCTGAAAGTGCTTCTCAGGCTCCTCTTCTCGCTATCATAAGGTTGACAATTTGGATCGTGTTGTACAGCAGAAATCTTCAGAGCTTCAGGAAGTATGCAGTTGCAAATTGAACCTACCATAAAAAGGAACAAGGTTTACAAATAAGGTACACATGGCGTGTTTTACAACCAAAAGCATTCAAGGGAAGACATCCAGATCAGCAAATGACCAGTAGTTTATAACTTGTATCTGAATCGTTAATTGTGATTAGTAGTTCAATTCATCCTTAACTCGGTGTAGTTCATTCAAGCAATTTGATCTAAATATTCAATAACTATTCCACCCTTGAGTTGTATATACATCCTCAACCACCAACTATTCCATCAGAGCACCAAGTTTTAGAAAGAAAATCACCTTTTCTTGTACACTAAACTGAAATTCAATATGGTATGCAATTTTACAAGGCTATCATGGAAAGCTTATTGCTGATTTTGAAAAGTTACAAAATGGTATATATCTCACTCAAGCTGGCATTAAAGATGAACTGAGCTCTACAGCAAGAACAGATTATAACACAAAACATGTAGCTGAGCCTTATTAGTGTACCTGATGAGCAGGCAAtgttaccaaaatatatatatatatatattcagtgtAAAATTTCTTCACAATATATGGTAAAACAGTTGGATGAGGAAAAAGTACCTATTTTTGCCAGTCGGTTTACCCATTTCGGAATTGATTTCCCAGTTAGCTTGTAACAAATGTCCCTGCAAAAATGATTACAGTTCTTGACAATCAGGTGATACATATCACCATTGTAGCTTGCAGACTGGCGCTCCATGAAGTCCCTAACCTGAACTGGATCCAAGCATGTGTTCCCAATGAATATTGACTTCCTGAACTTAAAGCCTGGGCATTGACGAGGTTCAACTTCAAAAACACCACTTGTAGGATAGTCATGTGCCCCAAACGCATATTCGACACCATGAACTGCGAAATTGTATGTAGGACTATTACAACATCTAAAATTAATTCAGAAACTAGATGcactttttgaaaagaaaagagCAACTTGGTCATATTGAATACTACTTCCATGGAATCAAGCTGTTAATATGCAATTCAATGTCCAATAACTGCTCCTCAGAAATTAGAAACTCTCTGTAATTGCATTCAGAGAATCAAGTTTCATTCAGAAGCCACCATCAAGTTAGTGAAGATGGATGGGCAGAAGGAATTTACATATATGTACTTACCATTCGGCAAAAGAGATTCAAGGTAAacatcaaaatttcataatCCTACAATCAATACAGTATAGAATTTGGCAAATTATAATAAGAATGAAAAGTATGTGAGTATACCTTCCACGCCAGAATGAAAAATACCAAGACCTGCCCAATACACATATCCATTCATGGGCGTCAAGTCATACACATTGAGAAAAACTGGTGCTTTGCCTGGGCCATAACTAGCTGACTTTGCTTTCTGAAACATACAAAACCGAGTAGCTGATTTGCCTCTCAATCGAAGAGGAACTACAGATTTCCATCCCTTCTTTAATCCAAATTTCATGTTTTTCAAAAGTGTATTACCAGCTGATCTTGTCGGTCAATGCCAAATTCCAACCTGAGGCGTATGGGTAACAACTAAAGCATTTTCCCAAGACAAAGATGATTGTAGCTCAAGAATTATAAATCATATACTCGCAGACTTGTTAACACGTTAGAAATCATCATAGGTTGACTGCATTCCTAAAGTCGTAGTTACTAGTTAGAAATTGCATTGTAGGCGAAGGGTAGGAAGGGGCATGAAAAGTAAGTCtaactaaaaatttttaaaatatttttattacaacTAAATCGGGTTGGCAAATTGGAAGATTAAACTATCAAAATCGGAATTCCTTAAACATGTATAATGACTGAATTTACGTTAACAACCAACAATGATACGTTCTGTTAATTAACCTGTTATGTGTTCGATATATAAATCATTAGGAGAAAGGAAATTCACCATTTCTGTTCAAGAATAATAACCAGATTGCCATTATACGATAAGTaggaggcaaaaaaaaaaaaaaaaaaaaaaaaaaaacttacactTTCAACACGACTAATCGTCTTGACCGAAGAGACTAAACTCAAAGTCCAGGGGGTTTTACCCCCAAAGACAAATTCCGCGTACCAACAAATCCATATAAGCCACACAATTACCAAATTCCTAGTCTGTTACTGCACGGGCATCTTCGAAAGAAACGATTTTGATAGGTGTTTAAGTAACAGGATCAGCTAA includes the following:
- the LOC107420277 gene encoding lysophospholipid acyltransferase LPEAT1 isoform X1 encodes the protein MESELKDLNSKPAKPQSVEPIHEEGSTKDDRPLLKSDSFPTPSESIEELEKKFAAYVRRDAYGTMGCGELPTKEKVLLGLALITLVPIRVVVGMTILLFYYLICRIFTLFSTPNREDDQDQEDYAHMGGWRRAVIVQCGRSLSRVMLFVLGFYWISETHRVPHTESKSRTENDGRGQSEEAERPGAIISNHVSYVDILYHMSSSFPSFVAKRSVARIPLVGLISKCLGCVYVQRESKASDFKGVAGVVTERVKEAHQNKSAPIMMLFPEGTTTNGDYLLPFKTGAFLAKAPVLPLILRYPYQRFSPAWDSISGVRMSLQIKSCFCKVRHVIFLLCQFVNHLEVVRLPIYYPTQQEKDDPKLYANNVRRLMASEGNLVMSDIGLAEKRIYHAALNGNNSLPSVLHQKDD
- the LOC107420277 gene encoding lysophospholipid acyltransferase LPEAT1 isoform X2 — translated: MESELKDLNSKPAKPQSVEPIHEEGSTKDDRPLLKSDSFPTPSESIEELEKKFAAYVRRDAYGTMGCGELPTKEKVLLGLALITLVPIRVVVGMTILLFYYLICRIFTLFSTPNREDDQDQEDYAHMGGWRRAVIVQCGRSLSRVMLFVLGFYWISETHRVPHTESKSRTENDGRGQSEEAERPGAIISNHVSYVDILYHMSSSFPSFVAKRSVARIPLVGLISKCLGCVYVQRESKASDFKGVAGVVTERVKEAHQNKSAPIMMLFPEGTTTNGDYLLPFKTGAFLAKAPVLPLILRYPYQRFSPAWDSISGVRMSLQIKSCFCKVRHVIFLLCQFVNHLEVVRLPIYYPTQQEKDDPKLYANNVRRLMASEGNLVMSDIGLAEKRIYHAALNGLLGQC
- the LOC107420277 gene encoding lysophospholipid acyltransferase LPEAT1 isoform X3 → MESELKDLNSKPAKPQSVEPIHEEGSTKDDRPLLKSDSFPTPSESIEELEKKFAAYVRRDAYGTMGCGELPTKEKVLLGLALITLVPIRVVVGMTILLFYYLICRIFTLFSTPNREDDQDQEDYAHMGGWRRAVIVQCGRSLSRVMLFVLGFYWISETHRVPHTESKSRTENDGRGQSEEAERPGAIISNHVSYVDILYHMSSSFPSFVAKRSVARIPLVGLISKCLGCVYVQRESKASDFKGVAGVVTERVKEAHQNKSAPIMMLFPEGTTTNGDYLLPFKTGAFLAKAPVLPLILRYPYQRFSPAWDSISGVRHVIFLLCQFVNHLEVVRLPIYYPTQQEKDDPKLYANNVRRLMASEGNLVMSDIGLAEKRIYHAALNGNNSLPSVLHQKDD
- the LOC107420279 gene encoding deSI-like protein At4g17486 isoform X1, with amino-acid sequence MKFGLKKGWKSVVPLRLRGKSATRFCMFQKAKSASYGPGKAPVFLNVYDLTPMNGYVYWAGLGIFHSGVEVHGVEYAFGAHDYPTSGVFEVEPRQCPGFKFRKSIFIGNTCLDPVQVRDFMERQSASYNGDMYHLIVKNCNHFCRDICYKLTGKSIPKWVNRLAKIGSICNCILPEALKISAVQHDPNCQPYDSEKRSLRSTFRCLSSISMRQKQLSTSSLLLQSPLKGCLPPWELRRSSNGSLKER
- the LOC107420279 gene encoding deSI-like protein At4g17486 isoform X2; this translates as MTLLSKSKAKSASYGPGKAPVFLNVYDLTPMNGYVYWAGLGIFHSGVEVHGVEYAFGAHDYPTSGVFEVEPRQCPGFKFRKSIFIGNTCLDPVQVRDFMERQSASYNGDMYHLIVKNCNHFCRDICYKLTGKSIPKWVNRLAKIGSICNCILPEALKISAVQHDPNCQPYDSEKRSLRSTFRCLSSISMRQKQLSTSSLLLQSPLKGCLPPWELRRSSNGSLKER